GGAGATGGAGAGACCAAGTCCGGTGCCACCGGTGTCGCGTTTGGTGGTGAAGAACGGGTCGGTGATGCGCGGCAAGACGTCCTCGGAGATGCCGGCGCCTCCATCTTGCACGATAAGCGTTACGGAATGCGTCGCGGGATCATGGCTTGTGGCGGTGCGTACGGGTTCCTTGCGGCTGGTCAGCGCCTGGCAGGCGTTCTGCAGCAGATTGACCACGACCTGCTCCAAACGGCGGAAACTTCCCTGAACGGGCGGCAATCCCGCGGCCGGCTCAAAGGTAAAGTGGTCCGTTGATTTCTTGAGCATGTTTGCCAGAAGCGTAACCGCGGAATCGACTACGTGGTTGAGATTCACGGATTCAATGATTCCGTCGGGTTCTTGCCGCGCAAACCCGCGCAATTCCTCCACGATAAGTTTAATGCGCCGGGCGCCGTCTCGGATGCCGGTCAAGAGGAGCGGCATCCGCTCGCGAATTCGAGAGTAGTCCATTCCTGCAAGCCGGAATTCCCCGTTCTGTCGCAGGTAGCGGTCGAGAACGGGCACCGCGCCGGTCCAGACCATCTCGATCAGGTCCATGTTGTTCATGACGAACGCATTGGGATTATTGACCTCGTGTGCGACACCGGAGACAAGGACGCCCAGCGAGGCCATTTTGTCGGCCTGAATAAGCTGTTGTTCCCGTTCCTTGGCGGCTTGTTCCGCGCGGCGGCGTTCGGTGATGTCTTCTCCGGAAAACAGGAGGCCGGCTATGGCCCCTTGTTCGTCGTGCAAGACCGTGCTGTGCCATGCAACGAGACGTTCCTGCCCGGACTTCGTGAGGACGGGGTTCTCCGAGTATTCGTGCACGGCGGCTTCGCCGTTCAGCATGCCGGTCGCCGCCCGGTGCGAGGCGCTGCGATGGGACTCGGGCATACAGGTGTCAAACCAGTTCCGGCCCAGCAATTCTTCCTCTGTGTATTCCAGCAGCGCGCAGCCCTTCTTGTTGATCATGGTGACGGCCCCCGCGGTATCGAGTGCGACAATCATGACGCCGGCAATGTCGAGATAGTGTTGCGCGCGCACGCTTTCGCGCCGGAAGGCCACCTCAGCATCAATGCGCTTCGAAATGTCCTGGATAACACCGCTCATGCGCACGGGAAGCCCCTGACCATCGCGCTGGAGGGCGCGGCCGCGCACGAACACCCATTTCCATGTTCCATCCTTCGCGCGGAGGCGGTGCTCAGCCTCGAAGAAGGCAGCGCGGCCCGTGGCGTAATCATCATAGGCTTCCGTTAATCTGACCCGGTCATCCGGGTGCACCAAACCTGCAAAAGATTCTGAATCGTTCCCCAGTTCTTCCAGGGAATACCCCAACAATTGAGTCCATCCTTCACCATAGACCATGCTCCTTGTGTCGATGCGCCACTCCCAGGGGCCGAGACCCGCGCCGCGCACGGCGAGGTCCAGGCGTTCCTCGCTTTGGCGCAGAGCATGTTCGGCTTTCACGCGTTCCGTTACGTCGCGCGTTACACAGATGATGTCGCTGACCTTTCCGGTATCCGGGTCGCGTATGACGGTGCCCGTAGTCTCGGCCCAATAATAGGTCCCGTCTTTTTTGCGGCGGCGGAACGTGGCGGAGGTGGTCTGTTCTCCGCCCAGCGCGCGGAGGCTTGCCTGCAGCAGAATGCCGGCATCGTCGGGATGCACGTATTCGAAGGCGGTGTGGCCGAGGAGGTCTTCGGGCTGGAAGCCGGCAAGCCGGCGGATGGCTGGCGAAACATAGAGGTAGGTGCCGTCGGGCATATGACGGGTGATCAGGTCGGTGCTGTTTTCCGCCAGCAGACGGTACAATTCTTCACTCGTGCGGAGGGCGGCTTCCGTATTCTTGAGGTCCGTGATATCCGTGCTGGTTCCCGCCAGCCGTGCGGGATGGCCGCCCTTGCGCTCGATGATGGAACCGGCGCAAAACAACCACGCAGGGGAGCCGTCCTTGCGAATCATGCGGTGCTCGCATTCATAACGCTGGGTATGCCCGGCGAGATGGGCGCGAATCAAGTGCAGGATCTTCTCGCGGTCTTCCGGGGGAACAAGGTGGAGCCACGTGGCAATGTTGTCGTCCAGGTCTTCCGGGCGGTAACCAAGGAGTTGCTTCAGTTCGTCAGCGTAAAAGGTCTCGGAGTCGAGGTGGCAGTCCCATACTCCGACTTTGCCTGCCCCGATGGCCATGGTGTACCTCTCGCGGCTGGAGCGCAGGGCGTTTTCGACCTCCTTCTGCGCGGTGATGTCCCGGCGCGTTCCCATCATGCGAATCGGCGCGCCGCTGCTATCGCGCGTGACGACCTTGCCCCGATCCAGCACCCACGTGGGTTCCGCGCCTTCCGCCGCAATTCGGTATTCACATTCATAGTAGGGTGTTCGCCGTTCCAGATGCTCCTTGATCGTGTCCCTGACGTGGTCGATATCGCCGGGATGGATCAGGCTCTGCCAGAATTCGAACGTCGGCGCAATGCTCTCGGGCGGCAAACCGGTCGGCCGGAAACACAGGTCGCACGCGTAGGCGCCGGAGGGGATGTGCCATTCCCAGATGGCATCGCGGGCGGCTTCCATGGCCAATTGCAGCCGCTCTTCGCTCCCGCGCAGGGTACGGCGATTGCGGCGCAATCGGACCACGGCGATGGTGGTGGTCGTGAGAAGGACGAAGACCAGCGCCGATACAAGCAGGTCGAGGAGGAACCGGGAGGTATTCTGATGAAAGAGGCGGCTGAAAACCGCGGACGCATCGGGAATCGTCTGGACGCGCCAGTCGCGCCCCAATATGCTGAGCGCCGCAGTCCCTCCCAAGTCCGCAGCCAGCCGCCCGGCGCCACTGCCCCCGGCTGGCGGGCTGATGACGGCTTTGTCCCCGCAGAAGACCGAAACCCCATAGTCCGTCGCGTTTGGCAAATGTAAGACCCGCTCGAGCAGCGCGTCCAGGCCGATTACCCCGGCGAGCAAACCTGCCGGCTTTTCTTCGGCCGTGGCGCTTTCATAGACAGGGTTCCAAATCAGCAATCCCGGCAGGCCGTTCTGCAAGGTAATCGGCTCCGAACAGAAGGGGTCGCCGGAGCTGAGCACGTGAGCATGCCACGCGTCGCGGTCGGGCTGTTCCCGGACATTGAGGCCCACGACGGCAGCGCTCTGCTCGATGGGTGCGCTCAGGCGAATGACACCGGTGTTGTCTACAAAATTGACGATGAGGTACAGCGGTTCTCGAGCCATGAGCGTAGCCGCCTCGCGGAGGAAAAGGTCGTCTCGCTGCTCCGTAATCGGTGCGCGCCAGAGCATGGCGAGCAGGGCGAGGTCATTGGCGCGTTCGTGCAGCACGTCGTCGAGGGCCTGCGTCAGTCTGCGCGCATGGTCGGCGCTTTCTTCGCGCGCCAAGGCCCCGGCAAGCTGGTTCGCGTTTCGCCAGTCCAGCACATTACCCGTAACCAGGATCAGCAGGGCGCAAGGCGGAAGGGCCCATGCAACAATACGGGATGCCCACCCAAGAGGTCGCCCTATTGTCGCTGGTTTTGGCATATGCGTGCGTTCCAGGTCTGTTCGTGCCCGTGATTATCACGTGCGGACCATGAGGTCAGCTCCTTAGTATAGTCCAGTGCGGTGGAGGTTGCGAAGTCCGCCCTCAATGGAAGGTTGCGCGAACCTGTTCCAGGGTTATGGGAAAGCGACGTGCATCTCGCGCCCAATGACACTCTGGATAGTCAATTTCGCGTCCCCGAACTTGCGGCCCCGGACTTGGTCTACGAGCAGGGCCATGGGGCCATCGTAGACAAAGGCGAAGCGGGCCAGGAGACTGGAGTAGAAGAGCTCTTCGAATTGCGATGCGCCGGGAATGGCCTGCAGAGTGCGGAGCAGTTCTTCGAGCCGCGCGCGGTCGCCGGGGTGTTCGATGGTAAGCCGGATGCCTTCTTCAGCGCGGGCGCCCAGCACGGTAATGACCGCGGCGACGCCAACGTCTGGCGCGAGCTTGAGCGACGCGTCGCGCAGGGCCTGTTTCCCACCTTCCCGCGGGTCCGCGGCGTGTACGACATGACGAGCGGACAGCGTCTCGGTCATTTTGCCGTCGAAAGCCCGGAATACGCGCAGGGTGAGCGCGGCCTCGTTACGCAAGAGGTTCGAACCGGCTGCGGTAGCGGCGGCTCGCGCGACGGCCGTGCCAAGCACAATCACGTCCGCATTGAGAGCGCGGACGAAGAGGCCGCTGGTCTCTATATCGCCTTGTACGGCCCCGAGCAGGTCGGGATGGGTGAAATGGCCGGGAACCGCCCCGACGCCTTGCGCCGCGATGCCTTTCTTGGCCAATGCCTCAATCAAGACCGTCTCGGCGACGCCGCCTTCCAGCACGGCGGGCACGTCGTCCTGCACGAATTGTTCGCCGATGACCAGGATGACGCGGGGGGGGGCCCCGAAACGGGGCAGCATGAACTCCGCCAGGTCGCGTTGGAGCGCCCGCTCCAGGAGGTAGACATCCGCTTCCACGTAGGTGGTGTTGCCGCGTTCCTCCTGGCGGAAAACGTCGACGTGGTCCACATAACGGGGTGTGGCTTCGTTCAGGACTTCGAGTGCCGCGAGGTCCTCTCCTGACAGCAGGGATTGCGCGAATTGCGCCACAGCATCCCTGGCCGCGGCCTGAATGGCGTTGCGCCGGGCCGCGAAACCGATGCCATCCGCGTAGCCTTCGGCGCGGACGGGAAGCAGGGCCGTCTCGTCTTCAGCCGCGCGCACGGTCAGCGACAAACAACAAAAGAGGGCCGGGATTCCGGCCCTCCAAAGCATCACGCGCAAACATCCCCCGGCGGCAATCACATGCCGGCGCTCCTAATCTCTGCTGTTTGCAATCGCCAACAGCCGGATCAACTGCAGGACGGCCATGGCCGCCGCGGCCACATAGGTCATCGCGGCGGCGCCGAGCACTTTGCGCACGCCGCCCAGTTCGTCCTGCGACACGTAACCTCCCTGCGACAGTGCCCGCAGCGCGCGGCGGCTTGCGTCGAATTCAACAGGCAGTGTGACCAGTGTAAAGGCGACCGCGGCCGCGAACATCCAGATCCCGATTGTCATGAGGAATTGGCCGCCGCCGGAAAACCAGGACAGAATCATGCCGAAGAAGAAGAGGGGAATCGCGAGATTCGAGCCAATGCTCGAGAGCGGGTACATGAGCGTGCGCAATTGCAGGAAAGCGTAGCCCCGTGCGTGCTGGATGGCGTGGCCGACTTCATGAGCGGCTATGCCCAGCGCGGCAACACTTTGGCCCTGATACACTTCCTGCGACAGGCGCAACGTCTTCTTAATCGGGTCATAGTGGTCGGTGAGATTGCCCGGCACGATTTCCAACGCGACGTCAGGCCCCACGTTTTCGTCGCGCATGATCAATTGCGCGACTTGAGCGCCGGTCAAGCCGGAGCGCGACGCGACGCGGGAAAATCGGCCATAGGCGGAGCGGACCTTTACCTGGGCCCAAATCGCGAGAATGAGCGCCGGAAGCACGATCAGGTCATATGGCGTGAAGAAAAACGGCATACGGTCTGCTATCCTTTCTGAGCATTGTTCTTTTGAGCCGGGGCCCGCATGATGCACCCGCCGTTGAGCGTTGCTCCTTCTTCCATAATGAGGTTGCGCACCTTGATGTCGCCATGCACTTTGCCGGTGGCGGCCAGATGCAGCAACCCCGGCGTATTCACATTACCATACACCTGTCCGGCCAGGTTTATTCTCTTTCCGGCGATAACGTCGGCGTTGAGCCGGCCCGTCTCGCCCAGTTCGAGCAGTTCGCTGCATTCGACCTTGCCCTCGACGAGCCCCTCAACCTTGCAGGAGTGGGCCCGGACGTTGCCGGACACGAGCGCGCTCGCGCCGAGATAGAGGCGCCCGTCCACGGTGACATTGCCGTCCACGCGGCCGGAGATCTCGGTGTCGGTTCCGCCGCTGACGGAGCCTTCGATGATGACCCCTTCCGGAATCACCATGCGGCCCGGCTTCACGCTGCGCGCGCGGCGGATAGCGAGGTCGTCGGCGGTCGTGTCGGGCTGCGTGGCCGTCTCGGCGACGGGGTCGCGCGCGCGTTCCGTGCCGCGGCCGCTTTGGATTGCATCGTTCAGCCGGGCGTTCCAGCGGCCGAACAGCCCGCGCTTCCCGGCCTGCTCCATTGCGTCGTACTTGTCCTTGGCTTCCGCGTTCAGGTTGACCTGACGCGGCGGATTCGGATTCTTCTTGTTGTCAGCCACGATTAGAAATATCCCAGTCTGTTTGCCATGTCCACGATACAGCCGGACACCCGGAGCCGGGGCCGGCCTATGACGAAGGGAATACCAGAGTTTACCGCCTCGGAAACGGCGTGGTCAAAGTAGATGAAGCCGAGGTTTTCCGGGCGGACCAGAAGATGGTCGCGTGCGTGCTTGGCCATGATCTGGGCCGCGATCTGCGCTTCATACGCATTCTGGACCTTGTTTACGACTATCCTGGGCCGGAACGCCTGTGCGAGGCCAAGCAGTTCGCGGCGGATCATGTCGCGGGAACTTGCGTCAAAACCCTCCGCGGTTTCCAGGAAACTGATGAAACCGCGCAGGGATTCGTGGCGTTTGAGGAGGACGCCGACCTCCGGCAGCTGGTAAAACCGCTCGACCTGCCGGTAGACCGCGGCACGCAGGAACTTGAAAGCGTTGTCGATACTTGTGCGTTCTGGGGTGATGACCAGCACGCCGTGGGTCAGGGTCTGCAGATACAGGTCCAAGCTGTTCAGCCGGGCGCCGGCGTCGAGGTCGATGACAACCAGGTCCGCGTCCAACTGCGGGAGTTCCCGAATCAGGGCGTCCCGCTGGGCGTACCGCGGATTTGCCGCGTCGAGCAGGCCGGAAGTGCCGGGAATAAGCCTGAGGTTTTCGAAGGGCGTGTCGCATGCGATATCGCGCAACGACAGCAACCTGCGGCGGTCGAAAAACTCGTCCAGCCGGTGCTTCGCGTGCATGCCGAGCATCGTCTCGGCGTTGGAACAGGTCAGGTCGGCGTCGAGGATGACCACGCGCCAGCCGCGGCGGGCAATTTCGACAGCGGTATTCACCGCGAAACACGTCTTGCCGACACCGCCCTTACCGCCGCCGATGACCAGCATCTGCGGCATGAGGTCGGGCCGTTCTCGCCGGCAAAGAGGCGCGGCCAGGGTCTGGACCGGTTGTTCGCTCGTCGTGCTCATGGATTACACGCCCAATCCAATAAAACTAGCACGTAGCGGGCAATCTCGTCAACAATATTATGAAGCCGTCCGCACGCTATGGCTGAGAGCGGAGAGAGTCTGCACGGAAGGGTTCGTCTGGCGCACGAGAGAATCCCGGACCCGCAATGCTGAAGGGCCATGGACCGCCTCTTGGTGCTTGCCCGTTCCGCAGCACACAGGCAGGTTTTTGGGACGGCGCTGCTTTCTAAGGTGCTTTAAGGTATAGAGTTACGCGGGTCCCGCATTCTTGCGGCACGGGGGCCGGGGTGCAGGGGCAAACCATAATGCAGCATTCCGGATACAATCCCGCAGCATCGCAGGCCGGATGGACCGATTCTCCGGGAAGTTTCAGTTTCTGCCCGTGCGGGGGGTGACAGTCAGGCCATGATGTCGTCCGGCTCGGTCACGCGTACGCCTTGCGCGCACAAGGGGCATGACTCGGGAGACCAGCTTTCCATCGCAAGCCGTGCGAGCGGTACGAAAGGGCAATCGAACGCAGCCTCGCCGGCACTTCGGTCGATGAGGGCCCCGACTCCGGCCACGTGGGCGCCGCGGGCGCGGAGGTGGCCGATGCTCTTCTTTACGGAACCGCCCGTGGTGATGATGTCCTCGACAACGAGGACACGGGTTCCCGGACGAAGCGAGAATCCGCGTTTCAAGGCCATGCCTTGGGTCCCGTCCTTTTCCGTATACGCGGCGCGAGCGCCGAGACACCGCGCGGTGGCGTAAGCGAGCACGATGCCGCCTGTTGCGGGGCCGGCGACCAGTTCTATGGATTCGTCGCAGAATCGCTCGGCGAGTGCCGCGCACAGGCGGTCCGTGTGTTCGGGATGCTGGAGTACGCGTGCGGCCTGAAGGAACTGGCGCCCGTGGCGGCCGCTGGTGTAGAGGAAATGCCCTTCGAGCAGGGCGCCCACTTGGCGAAACACTTCGATCACCGATTCCGGGGTCATCCCAGCAACTCCTCTCGCACCATATGGACGGCCAGCGCCGGCCTGGGATGCTTCAATATGGGGCGGCCTACTACTATCATGCTTGCGCCGGCCTGCGCCGCCTCGCGCGGGGTCATGATGCGCGCCTGGTCGTCCTGTCCCGCCCAGGCCGGACGAATGCCCGGGGTGACTATCAAGGCCTTCGGACCAACAGCGGCGCGGACAGCGGCGATTTCGTGGGGCGAACATACAATCCCGTGCGCGCCCGCGTCTACGGCGAGCCGCGCCCAGCGCGGCACGACCTCGACCGCGGTTCCGGGCACACCGATCTCGGAGCGGAGCATATCGTCGGTCAGGCTGGTCAGGACGGTGACGGCCAGGAGCCGCGCAGGCGTGCCTTCCACGGCCCTGCGGGCGGCTTCGATCATCCTATGCCCGC
This genomic interval from Candidatus Hydrogenedentota bacterium contains the following:
- a CDS encoding polymer-forming cytoskeletal protein, producing the protein MADNKKNPNPPRQVNLNAEAKDKYDAMEQAGKRGLFGRWNARLNDAIQSGRGTERARDPVAETATQPDTTADDLAIRRARSVKPGRMVIPEGVIIEGSVSGGTDTEISGRVDGNVTVDGRLYLGASALVSGNVRAHSCKVEGLVEGKVECSELLELGETGRLNADVIAGKRINLAGQVYGNVNTPGLLHLAATGKVHGDIKVRNLIMEEGATLNGGCIMRAPAQKNNAQKG
- a CDS encoding zinc metallopeptidase produces the protein MPFFFTPYDLIVLPALILAIWAQVKVRSAYGRFSRVASRSGLTGAQVAQLIMRDENVGPDVALEIVPGNLTDHYDPIKKTLRLSQEVYQGQSVAALGIAAHEVGHAIQHARGYAFLQLRTLMYPLSSIGSNLAIPLFFFGMILSWFSGGGQFLMTIGIWMFAAAVAFTLVTLPVEFDASRRALRALSQGGYVSQDELGGVRKVLGAAAMTYVAAAAMAVLQLIRLLAIANSRD
- the pyrF gene encoding orotidine-5'-phosphate decarboxylase: MPHMPCELIVVLDVDTRTEALVLADACGSGWFKIGSQLFTRCGPDIVRAVLDKGNQVFLDLKFHDIPNTVAHAVRAAADLGAGLCTLHASGGHRMIEAARRAVEGTPARLLAVTVLTSLTDDMLRSEIGVPGTAVEVVPRWARLAVDAGAHGIVCSPHEIAAVRAAVGPKALIVTPGIRPAWAGQDDQARIMTPREAAQAGASMIVVGRPILKHPRPALAVHMVREELLG
- a CDS encoding P-loop NTPase gives rise to the protein MSTTSEQPVQTLAAPLCRRERPDLMPQMLVIGGGKGGVGKTCFAVNTAVEIARRGWRVVILDADLTCSNAETMLGMHAKHRLDEFFDRRRLLSLRDIACDTPFENLRLIPGTSGLLDAANPRYAQRDALIRELPQLDADLVVIDLDAGARLNSLDLYLQTLTHGVLVITPERTSIDNAFKFLRAAVYRQVERFYQLPEVGVLLKRHESLRGFISFLETAEGFDASSRDMIRRELLGLAQAFRPRIVVNKVQNAYEAQIAAQIMAKHARDHLLVRPENLGFIYFDHAVSEAVNSGIPFVIGRPRLRVSGCIVDMANRLGYF
- the pyrE gene encoding orotate phosphoribosyltransferase is translated as MTPESVIEVFRQVGALLEGHFLYTSGRHGRQFLQAARVLQHPEHTDRLCAALAERFCDESIELVAGPATGGIVLAYATARCLGARAAYTEKDGTQGMALKRGFSLRPGTRVLVVEDIITTGGSVKKSIGHLRARGAHVAGVGALIDRSAGEAAFDCPFVPLARLAMESWSPESCPLCAQGVRVTEPDDIMA
- a CDS encoding PAS domain-containing protein; this translates as MLDWRNANQLAGALAREESADHARRLTQALDDVLHERANDLALLAMLWRAPITEQRDDLFLREAATLMAREPLYLIVNFVDNTGVIRLSAPIEQSAAVVGLNVREQPDRDAWHAHVLSSGDPFCSEPITLQNGLPGLLIWNPVYESATAEEKPAGLLAGVIGLDALLERVLHLPNATDYGVSVFCGDKAVISPPAGGSGAGRLAADLGGTAALSILGRDWRVQTIPDASAVFSRLFHQNTSRFLLDLLVSALVFVLLTTTTIAVVRLRRNRRTLRGSEERLQLAMEAARDAIWEWHIPSGAYACDLCFRPTGLPPESIAPTFEFWQSLIHPGDIDHVRDTIKEHLERRTPYYECEYRIAAEGAEPTWVLDRGKVVTRDSSGAPIRMMGTRRDITAQKEVENALRSSRERYTMAIGAGKVGVWDCHLDSETFYADELKQLLGYRPEDLDDNIATWLHLVPPEDREKILHLIRAHLAGHTQRYECEHRMIRKDGSPAWLFCAGSIIERKGGHPARLAGTSTDITDLKNTEAALRTSEELYRLLAENSTDLITRHMPDGTYLYVSPAIRRLAGFQPEDLLGHTAFEYVHPDDAGILLQASLRALGGEQTTSATFRRRKKDGTYYWAETTGTVIRDPDTGKVSDIICVTRDVTERVKAEHALRQSEERLDLAVRGAGLGPWEWRIDTRSMVYGEGWTQLLGYSLEELGNDSESFAGLVHPDDRVRLTEAYDDYATGRAAFFEAEHRLRAKDGTWKWVFVRGRALQRDGQGLPVRMSGVIQDISKRIDAEVAFRRESVRAQHYLDIAGVMIVALDTAGAVTMINKKGCALLEYTEEELLGRNWFDTCMPESHRSASHRAATGMLNGEAAVHEYSENPVLTKSGQERLVAWHSTVLHDEQGAIAGLLFSGEDITERRRAEQAAKEREQQLIQADKMASLGVLVSGVAHEVNNPNAFVMNNMDLIEMVWTGAVPVLDRYLRQNGEFRLAGMDYSRIRERMPLLLTGIRDGARRIKLIVEELRGFARQEPDGIIESVNLNHVVDSAVTLLANMLKKSTDHFTFEPAAGLPPVQGSFRRLEQVVVNLLQNACQALTSRKEPVRTATSHDPATHSVTLIVQDGGAGISEDVLPRITDPFFTTKRDTGGTGLGLSISATIVHQHGGSLRFMSEPGAGTTVTVELPVLQLVRGETS